A region from the Phycisphaerales bacterium genome encodes:
- a CDS encoding SDR family oxidoreductase yields the protein MSTPTSQSLLAGKVGLIVGIANERSYAWHIAKALLEHGATCAFTHLPGERNEHRTRRSIDALPNAGAAIAGPAAGKKPWVAAMDASNDAELDATFAKLVEGHDRLDFLIHSIAFAERDILQPGKFVTTTRQQYLQAIDISAYTLLAMATRARPLMARPKPGSPGGKGGGSILGMSYYGAEKVLPGYNVMGVAKAALECTGRYLASELGEDGIRVNLISGGYLKTLASSAVGGTDAMSDAVEKHAPLRRNVEGADVGGTAVWLCSDLSAGVTGETIYVDCGVNIVAG from the coding sequence ATGAGCACACCCACCTCCCAATCTCTCCTCGCCGGCAAGGTCGGCCTCATCGTCGGCATCGCCAACGAGCGCTCCTACGCCTGGCACATCGCCAAGGCCCTCCTGGAGCACGGCGCCACCTGCGCCTTCACCCACCTCCCCGGCGAACGCAACGAGCACCGCACCCGCCGCTCCATCGACGCCCTGCCCAACGCCGGCGCCGCGATCGCGGGCCCCGCTGCGGGCAAGAAGCCCTGGGTCGCCGCCATGGACGCCTCGAACGACGCCGAACTCGACGCGACCTTCGCGAAGCTTGTGGAAGGCCACGACCGCCTCGACTTCCTCATCCACTCCATCGCCTTCGCCGAGCGCGACATCCTCCAACCCGGCAAGTTCGTCACCACCACGCGCCAGCAATACCTCCAGGCGATCGACATCTCCGCCTACACACTCCTCGCGATGGCGACCCGCGCCCGCCCGCTCATGGCCAGACCCAAGCCCGGCTCACCCGGCGGCAAGGGCGGCGGCAGCATCCTCGGCATGTCCTACTACGGCGCCGAGAAAGTCCTCCCCGGCTACAACGTCATGGGCGTCGCCAAGGCCGCCCTCGAGTGCACAGGCCGATACCTCGCCAGCGAACTCGGCGAGGACGGCATCCGCGTCAACCTCATCTCCGGCGGCTACCTCAAGACCCTCGCCAGCAGCGCCGTCGGCGGCACCGACGCCATGAGCGACGCCGTCGAGAAGCACGCCCCGCTCCGCCGAAACGTCGAAGGCGCCGACGTCGGCGGCACCGCCGTCTGGCTCTGCTCCGACCTCTCCGCAGGCGTCACCGGCGAGACCATCTACGTCGACTGCGGCGTGAACATCGTGGCGGGGTGA